A part of Aegilops tauschii subsp. strangulata cultivar AL8/78 chromosome 2, Aet v6.0, whole genome shotgun sequence genomic DNA contains:
- the LOC109741111 gene encoding protein FAR1-RELATED SEQUENCE 5 produces the protein MSTNGVEVNRMCAAPGAMSSSFFPVESQDSMSVLNGAVCAAGCARPPVDAGVGKVCSEATSGWTRRVRVGKAPEEREMNPNRISALELSVRAYAEKMDGTVVYPSIGTSFDSLDEAYEFYNLYSWECGFGVRLAKSRLNVERKRCMQEIVCACAGKPLRENSRSTRCGCNAMIRLLRSNDKGWYIAEHKDDHNHPLSLTCGQKMHWKSHKHIDRYTKDLVKQLRDNNVGLGKVFNIVGSFFGTADKVPFTKRSLKTLCRKLNREQSDMDAVKRMAVLAEMKANDPDFNYMVQVDGESRVKTLMWVTSRGFDQYRCFGDAITFDTTYRTNLYDMPFGLFVGVTTTSKA, from the exons ATGTCTACCAATGGCGTTGAGGTTAACAG GATGTGTGCTGCGCCCGGGGCGATGAGCAGTTCTTTCTTCCCAGTGGAGTCACAGGATTCCATGAGCGTCCTAAACGGCGCTGTCTGTGCCGCCGGCTGTGCGCGGCCGCCTGTGGATGCAGGGGTGGGCAAGGTGTGCTCTGAAGCCACCAGCGGCTGGACGCGCAG GGTCAGGGTTGGAAAAGCTCCCGAGGAGAGGGAGATGAATCCGAACAGGATATCAGCTCTGGAATTGTCTGTCCGTGCTTATGCAGAGAAGATGGATGGAACTGTTGTGTACCCAAGCATTGGGACAAGTTTTGACTCGTTGGATGAAGCTTATGAATTCTATAATCTGTATTCGTGGGAGTGCGGGTTTGGTGTTAGACTTGCCAAGAGCAGATTGAATGTTGAAAGGAAGAGATGCATGCAAGAGATTGTGTGTGCTTGTGCG GGGAAACCGTTGAGGGAAAACAGCCGCTCGACCAGGTGCGGATGCAATGCCATGATTAGGCTGCTGCGGTCGAACGACAAGGGCTGGTATATAGCAGAACACAAGGATGATCATAACCACCCGTTGTCGTTGACCTGTGGCCAGAAAATGCATTGGAAGTCGCATAAGCATATAGACAGATACACAAAAGATCTAGTGAAACAGCTGAGAGACAACAATGTGGGGCTGGGGAAAGTGTTCAACATTGTTGGAAGTTTTTTCGGGACAGCGGATAAAGTGCCATTTACCAAGAGGTCTTTGAAGACTCTGTGCCGAAAGTTGAATAGAGAACAGTCTGACATGGATGCAGTCAAGAGGATGGCGGTTCTAGCTGAAATGAAAGCTAACGATCCTGACTTCAATTACATGGTGCAAGTGGATGGGGAGAGCAGGGTAAAGACACTAATGTGGGTAACAAGCAGAGGTTTTGACCAGTACAGGTGTTTCGGAGATGCAATCACATTTGATACAACTTACCGTACTAATCTTTATGACATGCCGTTTGGGTTGTTTGTTGGTGTAACAACCACTTCCAAAGCATAA